A genomic segment from Flavobacterium sp. 9R encodes:
- the recQ gene encoding DNA helicase RecQ — translation MTINLHATLKENFGFEKFRPNQEEIINCILSGQDTLAIMPTGGGKSICFQLPALVLPGTTIVISPLIALMKDQVDSLKANGIKACFINSSQSSDEQQFYIDALQNNEFKLVYIAPESLSYLDNAFNKLTISLIAIDEAHCISAWGHDFRPAYTNLGYLKNRFPSTPILALTATADKATRTDISDQLNLVNPKTFVASFDRKNLSLEVRPALDRVKQIIDFIDTKPNESGIIYCLSRKTTEELAEKLQKTGIKVSAYHAGLDNRTRSTVQDAFINDECQVVCATIAFGMGIDKSNVRWVIHYNLPKNIEGYYQEIGRAGRDGLPSETILFESYGDMIQLQKFASEGSNAEVQLAKLERMKQYADALSCRRKILLSYFGELVSENCGNCDICKNPPAFFNGTIIAQKALSAIARLKESEPLAVIVDFLRGSKNTSIYDKEYQFLKTYGIGIDISWYDWNQYIIQLINLGFCEIAFHQQNKIKLTPLAKKVLFEGEKVQLTTVQKIEKTKTETKERSPKTATNSLFEILRKLRSELAKEEEVPAYVIFNDATLRQLENQRPMSDSEFLAIDGVGKAKLEKYGDIFIKTIIEFQKNKTTKTKKESTTYKETLALFQSGLSVDMIATKRNLGVSTIASHLAKLYLDGHPIDIESYISTEEISNIKEAKTKLESPNALKPYFDYFEEQVPYDKIRLALAIIEKENQE, via the coding sequence ATGACAATTAATTTACACGCCACTCTCAAAGAGAATTTTGGGTTTGAAAAGTTTAGACCCAACCAAGAAGAAATTATCAATTGTATTTTATCTGGACAAGACACACTTGCGATTATGCCTACTGGTGGAGGAAAATCTATTTGTTTTCAGCTACCAGCACTTGTTTTACCGGGAACTACCATTGTTATTTCTCCGTTAATCGCTTTAATGAAAGATCAAGTAGATAGCTTAAAAGCAAACGGAATCAAAGCATGTTTTATAAATAGTAGCCAATCTTCAGATGAACAACAATTTTATATCGATGCTTTACAGAATAACGAATTTAAACTCGTTTATATAGCTCCTGAAAGCCTTTCCTATTTAGACAATGCATTCAATAAACTCACAATCAGTCTTATTGCAATTGACGAAGCGCATTGTATTTCGGCTTGGGGTCATGATTTCAGACCAGCTTACACGAATTTAGGGTATTTAAAAAACCGCTTCCCCTCTACTCCAATTTTAGCCTTGACTGCCACAGCCGACAAAGCTACTAGAACTGACATTTCAGATCAATTGAATTTGGTTAATCCTAAAACTTTTGTGGCTTCTTTTGATAGGAAAAATTTAAGCCTAGAAGTGAGACCTGCTTTGGATCGCGTCAAACAAATCATTGATTTTATAGATACAAAACCAAATGAATCGGGAATTATTTATTGCTTAAGCAGAAAGACTACCGAAGAACTTGCTGAAAAGCTTCAAAAAACAGGAATTAAAGTAAGTGCATATCACGCTGGGTTGGATAATCGTACACGTTCAACAGTACAAGATGCTTTTATTAATGATGAATGTCAAGTAGTCTGTGCTACCATCGCTTTTGGAATGGGTATTGACAAATCAAATGTTCGCTGGGTTATTCACTACAACCTACCCAAAAATATTGAAGGATATTACCAAGAAATTGGTCGTGCCGGAAGAGATGGTTTACCTTCAGAAACGATTTTGTTTGAAAGCTATGGTGATATGATTCAGTTGCAAAAATTTGCTTCTGAAGGTTCAAATGCCGAAGTACAATTGGCTAAATTGGAGCGAATGAAACAATATGCAGATGCTTTAAGTTGTAGAAGAAAAATTTTGCTCTCTTATTTTGGTGAATTGGTTTCTGAAAATTGTGGAAACTGTGATATTTGCAAAAATCCTCCCGCTTTTTTTAATGGAACCATTATTGCTCAAAAAGCCTTGTCTGCTATAGCAAGATTGAAAGAATCAGAACCACTAGCGGTAATTGTTGACTTTTTGCGAGGCTCAAAAAATACTTCTATTTATGACAAAGAGTATCAGTTTTTAAAAACATATGGAATTGGAATTGATATTTCTTGGTACGATTGGAATCAATACATTATCCAATTGATAAATCTTGGTTTTTGCGAAATTGCTTTTCACCAACAAAACAAAATCAAATTAACTCCTTTGGCAAAAAAAGTATTATTCGAAGGAGAAAAGGTACAACTAACCACTGTACAAAAAATTGAAAAAACTAAAACAGAGACTAAGGAACGTAGTCCGAAAACAGCAACCAATTCTTTATTTGAAATTTTAAGAAAACTACGTTCTGAACTGGCTAAAGAAGAAGAAGTTCCTGCTTACGTAATTTTTAACGATGCAACGCTAAGACAATTAGAAAATCAACGACCCATGAGTGATTCAGAATTTTTAGCAATAGATGGAGTCGGAAAAGCAAAATTGGAAAAATATGGAGATATCTTTATAAAGACAATTATTGAGTTCCAAAAAAATAAAACAACAAAAACCAAAAAAGAATCTACTACATACAAAGAAACATTAGCATTGTTTCAGTCTGGTTTAAGTGTGGATATGATTGCAACTAAAAGAAACTTAGGTGTTAGCACTATTGCGTCACATTTAGCAAAACTTTATCTCGATGGACATCCAATTGATATTGAAAGTTACATCAGCACTGAAGAAATTAGCAACATTAAAGAAGCTAAAACCAAACTTGAATCACCAAATGCTTTAAAGCCATATTTTGACTATTTTGAAGAACAAGTTCCTTATGACAAAATAAGATTAGCACTTGCCATTATTGAAAAAGAAAATCAAGAATGA
- a CDS encoding DNA primase: MKRVIVDYAKLTNEILNLLVEKFPDGYDDSDVIRFRNAKNELVEAVEVRTEDTIYLVKVSTKLADRIENFDDDEDIDAVVTPISGLELDDDDAVSDDDDEDDNLDKPDLDPEDDEDGDTDVADEDDEDDED, from the coding sequence ATGAAAAGAGTAATTGTTGATTACGCCAAGCTAACTAACGAAATTTTAAATCTTTTAGTTGAGAAATTTCCTGACGGGTATGATGATTCGGATGTAATTCGTTTCAGAAATGCTAAAAATGAATTAGTTGAAGCAGTTGAAGTACGAACAGAAGACACTATTTACCTTGTTAAGGTAAGCACTAAACTTGCAGATCGTATAGAAAACTTTGATGACGACGAAGATATCGATGCAGTTGTTACTCCAATTAGTGGTTTAGAATTAGATGATGACGATGCTGTTTCTGATGATGACGATGAAGATGATAATTTAGACAAACCAGACTTAGATCCTGAGGACGATGAAGATGGTGACACTGATGTTGCTGACGAGGACGATGAGGATGACGAAGATTAG
- a CDS encoding deoxyhypusine synthase family protein, translated as MSKGPISQFIEKHYLHFNSASLVDAAKAYEQQLANGAKMLVSMAGAMSTAEIGKIFAEIIRQDKVQIISCTGANLEEDIMNLVAHSHYERVPHYRDLTPQDEWDLLERGLNRVTDTCIPEHEAFRRLQKHIYKIWKDADDKGERYFPHEFMYKMLLSGVLEEYYEIDLKDSWMYAAAEKNLPIIVPGWEDSTMGNIFASYVIKGELKASTMKSGIEYMTFLADWYSKNSSNGIGFFQIGGGIAGDFPICVVPMLYQDMEMHDVPFWSYFCQISDSTTSYGSYSGAVPNEKITWGKLDINTPKFIIESDATIVAPLIFAYLLDL; from the coding sequence ATGAGTAAAGGACCTATCAGTCAGTTTATTGAAAAGCATTATTTGCATTTCAACTCTGCATCCTTAGTTGATGCTGCAAAAGCTTATGAGCAGCAATTAGCCAATGGAGCCAAAATGTTGGTAAGTATGGCGGGTGCAATGAGTACCGCCGAAATAGGAAAAATATTTGCCGAAATTATTCGCCAAGATAAAGTTCAAATTATTTCTTGTACAGGAGCAAATCTTGAAGAAGATATAATGAACTTAGTAGCTCACTCACATTACGAAAGAGTTCCTCACTATCGCGATTTAACTCCACAAGATGAGTGGGATTTGCTAGAGAGAGGATTAAATCGTGTGACTGACACTTGTATTCCCGAGCATGAAGCATTTCGTCGTTTACAAAAGCACATCTACAAAATTTGGAAAGATGCTGACGACAAAGGAGAACGCTATTTTCCTCATGAGTTCATGTATAAAATGTTGCTTTCTGGAGTCTTGGAAGAATATTACGAAATTGACTTAAAAGACAGCTGGATGTATGCTGCTGCTGAGAAAAATTTACCTATTATTGTGCCAGGATGGGAAGATAGTACTATGGGTAATATTTTTGCTTCTTACGTAATAAAAGGAGAATTGAAAGCCTCAACTATGAAGTCTGGTATTGAGTACATGACTTTCTTAGCTGATTGGTATTCTAAAAATTCGTCTAACGGAATTGGATTTTTCCAAATCGGAGGTGGAATCGCAGGAGATTTCCCAATCTGTGTAGTACCAATGTTGTACCAAGATATGGAAATGCACGATGTGCCATTTTGGAGTTATTTCTGTCAAATTTCTGACTCAACAACAAGTTATGGTTCCTATTCTGGTGCTGTACCTAATGAAAAAATCACTTGGGGTAAATTAGATATAAACACTCCAAAATTTATAATTGAGTCGGATGCTACTATTGTAGCACCATTAATTTTTGCTTATTTGTTAGATTTATAG
- a CDS encoding arginine decarboxylase — MNTKYSDLINQTYYFPQEEFKLNKDNLQFHNIDLMKLVEKYGTPLKFTYLPQISNNINKAKSWFRKSMEKNKYEAKYYYCYCTKSSHFEYIMNEAFKNNIHIETSSAFDINIVENLLENGKINKSTYVICNGFKRDQYVENIARLINNGHKNTIPIIDNFEELDLLQSQIKNKFKIGIRIAAEEEPKFEFYTSRLGIGYKNIVPFYKKEIKENKKLELKMLHFFINTGINDNAYYWNELVKCIKVYVALKKECPTLDGLNIGGGFPIKNSLTFEYDYQYMIDEIINQIKIACEEAEVDVPNIFTEFGSFTVGESGGAIYQVLYQKQQNDREKWNMIDSSFITTLPDTWAINKRFIMLAINRWNDTYERVLLGGMTCDSDDYYNSEQNMNAIYLPKYNKEKPLYIGFFNTGAYQETIGGYGGLHHCLIPQPKHILIDRDENGILATEVFSEQQTSEDVLKILGYGKK; from the coding sequence ATGAATACAAAATATTCCGACTTAATCAATCAAACATACTATTTCCCTCAGGAAGAATTTAAATTAAATAAGGACAATCTACAGTTTCACAATATTGATTTGATGAAATTAGTAGAAAAATATGGCACGCCATTAAAATTCACCTATTTACCTCAAATTTCCAACAACATAAACAAAGCCAAAAGTTGGTTTCGTAAATCGATGGAAAAAAACAAATATGAGGCAAAATACTATTACTGTTATTGCACTAAAAGTTCCCATTTTGAGTACATAATGAATGAAGCTTTTAAGAACAACATTCACATAGAAACATCTTCTGCATTTGATATTAATATTGTTGAAAATTTGCTAGAAAATGGAAAAATCAACAAAAGTACTTACGTAATTTGTAATGGTTTCAAAAGAGACCAATACGTTGAAAACATTGCTCGATTGATTAATAATGGTCATAAAAATACCATTCCAATTATCGATAATTTCGAAGAATTGGATTTGTTGCAATCGCAAATAAAAAACAAGTTCAAAATAGGAATTCGTATTGCAGCCGAGGAAGAGCCTAAATTTGAATTCTATACCTCTAGATTAGGAATTGGTTATAAAAACATAGTTCCTTTCTACAAGAAAGAAATCAAAGAGAATAAAAAATTGGAACTCAAAATGTTGCACTTTTTTATTAATACTGGGATTAACGATAATGCTTATTACTGGAATGAACTAGTAAAGTGTATTAAAGTATATGTAGCTCTTAAAAAAGAATGCCCAACTTTAGATGGATTGAACATTGGCGGTGGTTTCCCAATCAAAAATTCACTGACTTTCGAATACGATTATCAGTATATGATTGATGAAATTATCAATCAGATTAAAATTGCTTGCGAAGAAGCCGAAGTAGATGTGCCAAATATTTTCACAGAGTTTGGTTCCTTTACTGTAGGAGAAAGTGGAGGTGCCATTTATCAAGTATTGTATCAGAAGCAACAAAATGATAGAGAAAAATGGAACATGATTGACTCTTCATTTATCACAACTTTACCAGATACTTGGGCGATTAATAAGCGTTTTATTATGTTAGCCATCAACCGTTGGAATGATACTTACGAAAGAGTTTTACTCGGAGGAATGACTTGTGATAGTGATGACTATTACAACTCTGAGCAAAATATGAACGCCATTTATTTGCCAAAATACAATAAAGAAAAACCACTTTATATTGGTTTCTTTAATACAGGAGCTTATCAAGAAACCATCGGTGGTTATGGAGGTTTGCATCACTGCCTAATTCCGCAACCTAAACATATTCTGATAGATAGAGACGAAAATGGTATTTTAGCTACAGAAGTTTTTTCAGAACAGCAAACTTCTGAAGATGTATTAAAAATTTTAGGATACGGAAAAAAATAA
- the aroB gene encoding 3-dehydroquinate synthase, translated as MQTITANNYPIYFNENAYEHLNLFLKENKYSNLFIIVDSNTTDSCLPKFLPYLETDLTIEIVEFEAGEINKNIETCIEIWNVLTELGADRKSLVINVGGGVVTDLGGFVASTFKRGVDFIHVPTTLLSMVDASVGGKNGVDLGNLKNQIGVINVPKMVLIDTAYLETLSQSEMRSGLAEMLKHGLIYDKDYWEKFLDLTSIDFADFDVLIHRSVAIKNEIVMQDPTEKGIRKALNFGHTLGHAIESYFLESKDKTTLLHGEAIAIGMILESFISLKKGLISTTEYQQIKQTINSIYDKIVFEENDLDPILELLIHDKKNEYGTIQFALIEGIGAIKINQLVENELILEAFEDYKS; from the coding sequence ATGCAAACTATTACAGCCAACAACTACCCTATTTATTTTAATGAAAACGCTTATGAACATTTGAATCTTTTTTTGAAAGAAAACAAATATTCTAATCTTTTTATCATCGTTGATAGCAATACTACCGATAGCTGTTTGCCAAAGTTTTTACCTTATCTAGAAACAGATTTGACAATAGAAATCGTTGAATTTGAAGCTGGAGAGATAAATAAAAACATAGAAACGTGTATTGAAATTTGGAATGTATTGACCGAATTAGGTGCTGATAGAAAATCGTTAGTAATTAATGTTGGTGGTGGCGTAGTGACTGATTTGGGCGGTTTTGTTGCTTCAACTTTCAAGCGAGGTGTTGACTTTATTCATGTTCCAACAACGCTTTTATCTATGGTAGACGCTTCTGTGGGCGGAAAAAACGGTGTAGATTTAGGTAATCTAAAAAATCAAATTGGAGTAATTAATGTACCAAAAATGGTGTTAATCGACACTGCTTATCTTGAAACGCTTTCTCAAAGCGAAATGCGTTCAGGTCTCGCCGAGATGCTAAAACACGGATTAATTTATGACAAAGACTATTGGGAAAAGTTTTTAGACCTAACTTCGATTGATTTTGCTGATTTTGATGTTCTTATTCATCGTTCTGTAGCTATCAAAAACGAGATTGTAATGCAAGACCCTACTGAAAAAGGTATCCGAAAAGCTTTAAATTTCGGTCATACTTTGGGACACGCCATAGAAAGTTATTTCCTTGAAAGCAAAGACAAAACGACTTTACTACACGGTGAAGCTATCGCGATAGGAATGATTTTAGAAAGTTTTATTTCATTGAAAAAAGGGCTAATTTCAACAACCGAATACCAACAAATAAAACAAACGATAAATAGTATCTACGATAAAATTGTTTTTGAAGAAAATGATCTTGATCCAATCTTAGAATTATTGATTCACGACAAGAAAAATGAATACGGAACCATTCAATTCGCCTTAATTGAAGGTATCGGAGCCATAAAAATAAATCAATTGGTTGAAAACGAATTGATTCTTGAAGCCTTCGAAGATTACAAATCTTAA
- a CDS encoding proline dehydrogenase family protein has translation MKNIFNNTQVAFALKSDTELDRAYFLFKMIASEPLVRIGTAVTNFAIKANLPVESLIRATVFDHFCGGVNENDCLTVVDKMYTKGVSSVLDYSVEGKEEEEQFDAALKMTLKTIEFAKERLAIPFAVFKPTGLGRLALYEKLGEKKPLTDEETIEWNKVVERFDAVCKEAYIKDVALLIDAEESWMQDVADDLVTDMMRKYNKEKAIIFNTLQMYRWDRLDYLKKIHEEAKRDQFFIGMKLVRGAYMEKENLRAQEMNYPTPICASKEASDENYDAAVTYMMEHLDSMSIFAGTHNELSTYKLMELMEKKGIKSNDNRIWFGQLYGMSDNISYNLAENGFNVAKYLPFGPVKDVMPYLIRRAEENTSVAGQTSRELSMIKAERKRRKEK, from the coding sequence ATGAAAAATATATTCAATAATACACAAGTTGCCTTTGCTTTAAAAAGTGATACAGAACTAGATAGAGCTTATTTTTTGTTTAAAATGATTGCTAGTGAACCCTTGGTTAGAATTGGTACAGCGGTTACAAATTTTGCTATTAAAGCTAATTTACCAGTAGAAAGCTTGATTAGAGCTACTGTTTTTGATCATTTTTGTGGAGGTGTTAATGAAAACGATTGTTTGACGGTTGTTGATAAAATGTATACCAAAGGAGTTTCTTCTGTTTTGGATTATTCTGTTGAAGGAAAAGAAGAAGAGGAGCAATTTGATGCTGCTTTAAAAATGACTTTAAAGACTATTGAATTTGCTAAGGAAAGACTTGCCATTCCTTTTGCTGTGTTTAAACCTACTGGTTTAGGGCGATTGGCTTTGTATGAAAAATTAGGTGAGAAAAAGCCTTTGACAGATGAAGAAACTATAGAATGGAATAAAGTTGTTGAACGATTTGATGCTGTTTGTAAAGAAGCTTACATTAAAGATGTCGCTTTACTTATTGATGCTGAAGAAAGCTGGATGCAAGATGTAGCAGATGATTTGGTTACCGATATGATGCGTAAATACAACAAAGAAAAAGCGATTATTTTCAATACATTACAAATGTACCGCTGGGATCGTTTGGATTATTTGAAGAAAATACACGAAGAAGCTAAACGCGATCAGTTTTTTATTGGAATGAAATTAGTTCGTGGTGCTTATATGGAAAAAGAAAATCTTCGTGCTCAAGAAATGAATTATCCAACGCCTATTTGTGCGTCAAAAGAAGCATCTGATGAGAATTATGATGCGGCGGTGACCTATATGATGGAGCATTTAGATAGTATGTCGATTTTTGCAGGAACTCATAACGAATTGAGTACTTATAAATTGATGGAATTGATGGAGAAAAAGGGTATCAAAAGCAATGATAACCGAATCTGGTTTGGTCAATTGTATGGAATGAGCGATAACATCAGTTACAATCTTGCCGAAAACGGATTTAATGTTGCTAAATATTTACCTTTTGGTCCAGTTAAAGACGTGATGCCGTACTTAATTAGACGTGCAGAAGAAAATACATCTGTGGCTGGACAAACCAGTCGTGAATTGTCGATGATAAAAGCAGAGCGAAAAAGAAGAAAAGAAAAATAA
- the fabG gene encoding 3-oxoacyl-[acyl-carrier-protein] reductase: MKLLEGKVAIITGASRGIGKGIAEVFAKNGANVAFTYSSSVASAEALENELNAMGIKAKGYQSNAADFEEAQKFVDAVLADFGTVDILINNAGITKDNLLMRMSEADFDLVIDVNLKSVFNMTKAIQKTFLKQRSGSIINISSVVGVSGNAGQANYAASKAGAIGFTKSVALELGSRNIRCNAIAPGFIETEMTAKLSEDVVKGWREGIPLKRGGSTEDVANACLFLASDMSAYITGQVLNVCGGMLT, from the coding sequence ATGAAATTACTAGAAGGAAAAGTTGCCATAATTACTGGTGCAAGTCGTGGAATTGGAAAAGGAATAGCTGAAGTTTTTGCAAAAAACGGAGCTAATGTTGCTTTTACATATAGTTCATCTGTTGCTTCTGCAGAAGCTTTAGAAAATGAATTGAACGCAATGGGAATCAAAGCAAAAGGCTATCAGTCTAATGCAGCTGATTTTGAAGAAGCACAAAAATTTGTTGATGCTGTTTTGGCTGATTTTGGAACAGTTGACATTTTGATTAACAACGCTGGAATCACAAAAGACAATTTGTTAATGCGTATGTCTGAAGCTGATTTTGATTTAGTTATCGATGTGAATTTGAAGTCGGTTTTCAATATGACAAAAGCGATTCAAAAAACATTTTTAAAACAACGTTCAGGTTCTATCATCAATATTAGTTCTGTTGTTGGTGTTTCAGGTAATGCTGGTCAAGCCAATTATGCTGCGTCTAAAGCAGGTGCTATAGGATTTACTAAGTCTGTAGCATTGGAGTTAGGGTCAAGAAACATTCGTTGTAATGCTATTGCTCCAGGTTTTATCGAAACTGAAATGACTGCAAAATTAAGTGAAGATGTAGTAAAAGGTTGGAGAGAAGGTATTCCATTGAAACGCGGAGGTTCTACTGAGGATGTTGCCAATGCTTGCTTGTTCTTAGCTTCAGATATGAGTGCTTATATTACAGGTCAAGTATTGAACGTTTGTGGTGGAATGCTTACCTAG
- a CDS encoding LysR family transcriptional regulator yields MDFRLKVFYTVAIRLNFTKAAAELYISQPAVSKHIQELEETYKTKLFERNGSKIALTAAGHLLLQHTKSIFDIYREIEFDMSSFVTKRQGLLRLGASTTLSQYVISPILAQFHKKEKGISIHLTNGNTEQIENALINKEIEVGVVEGQSKNQSIKYVPFLKDELVLVCRANHPLAQTNEIAIATLKTLRLVTRERGSGTLEVIEYALKQRNVKLSDLQIEMQLGSTESIKSYLLHSDCFAFISIHAVSKELKNKELTVFDVEDLIIERFFYSITLVGKSDTLSELFIRNISDYYNLSL; encoded by the coding sequence ATGGATTTTAGGCTAAAAGTATTTTATACCGTAGCAATTCGACTTAATTTTACTAAGGCGGCAGCGGAATTGTATATCAGTCAGCCAGCCGTTTCAAAACACATTCAAGAACTGGAAGAAACCTACAAAACGAAGCTTTTTGAACGAAATGGTTCTAAAATTGCTTTAACGGCAGCGGGTCATCTCTTGTTACAACATACCAAATCTATATTTGATATTTATCGTGAGATTGAGTTTGATATGAGCTCTTTTGTGACGAAACGCCAAGGATTATTGAGACTTGGAGCAAGCACAACACTTTCGCAATATGTTATTTCTCCAATTTTAGCACAATTTCACAAAAAAGAAAAAGGAATAAGTATTCATTTGACTAATGGCAATACAGAGCAAATTGAAAACGCATTAATCAATAAGGAAATTGAAGTTGGAGTAGTAGAAGGGCAGTCTAAAAATCAGTCGATTAAATATGTTCCTTTTTTGAAAGATGAATTGGTATTGGTTTGTAGAGCCAATCATCCTTTGGCACAAACTAATGAAATCGCTATTGCGACCTTAAAAACACTTCGTTTGGTAACTCGTGAAAGAGGTTCTGGAACACTTGAAGTTATTGAATATGCCCTAAAACAACGAAATGTCAAATTATCCGATTTGCAAATCGAGATGCAATTAGGTAGTACAGAAAGTATTAAGTCTTATTTATTGCATTCGGATTGTTTTGCTTTTATATCGATTCACGCTGTTTCTAAAGAATTGAAAAACAAAGAATTAACTGTTTTTGATGTAGAAGATTTAATTATCGAACGATTCTTCTATAGCATCACTTTAGTTGGAAAATCCGATACTTTATCGGAATTGTTCATTCGGAATATTTCAGACTATTATAACTTGTCGTTATAG
- a CDS encoding YeiH family protein, translated as MDTTSKHSAVSPTHFLNLSRTNQQILFVLLLIVCLTFSVSPPIALLLGLLIANLSGHPFLHLNHKATSVLLQLSVIGLGFGMNLHSAIAAGKEGLVFTIVSIFSTLFLGILLGKWLGIDKKIAHLISCGTAICGGSAIAAIAPVVESKENQTSVALGVIFILNSVALFLFPVIGHWLQLSQNEFGLWCAIAIHDTSSVVGAANKFGAEALQVATTVKLARALWIIPIAIGSSYLFKNGKKKVTIPYFIFLFILALVVNTYVPAVATVAPFLVSVSKVGLTITLFLIGAGLNYTSLKQVGIKPLLQGILLWGFIAGMALLVIMNYAH; from the coding sequence ATGGATACTACATCAAAACATAGCGCTGTTTCACCCACACACTTTTTAAATCTTTCTAGAACGAATCAACAAATTCTTTTTGTTCTACTCTTAATAGTTTGTTTAACTTTTTCTGTGTCACCACCCATTGCATTACTTCTGGGGTTATTAATAGCGAATCTTTCAGGGCATCCTTTTTTGCATTTAAATCATAAAGCGACTTCAGTTTTATTGCAATTATCCGTTATCGGACTAGGTTTCGGGATGAACTTACACAGTGCTATAGCAGCTGGAAAAGAAGGATTAGTTTTTACTATTGTATCTATTTTTTCTACTTTATTTCTAGGGATTCTTTTAGGTAAATGGCTTGGAATTGATAAAAAGATAGCACATTTAATTTCTTGTGGTACAGCAATCTGCGGAGGAAGCGCCATTGCAGCCATAGCGCCTGTAGTGGAGTCTAAAGAAAATCAGACTTCAGTAGCTCTCGGAGTTATTTTTATTTTAAACTCTGTGGCTTTGTTTTTGTTTCCTGTTATTGGACATTGGTTACAATTGTCGCAAAACGAATTTGGATTGTGGTGTGCTATTGCAATACACGATACGAGTTCTGTTGTTGGTGCTGCTAATAAATTTGGTGCAGAAGCACTGCAAGTCGCAACTACGGTAAAATTAGCTAGAGCTTTGTGGATAATTCCTATAGCCATTGGTTCTTCTTATTTATTTAAAAATGGAAAAAAGAAAGTAACCATTCCGTATTTTATCTTCTTATTTATCTTGGCTTTGGTTGTAAATACTTATGTTCCAGCCGTTGCTACAGTAGCTCCATTTTTGGTATCGGTATCAAAAGTTGGTTTAACTATCACTCTCTTTTTAATAGGAGCGGGGCTTAACTATACAAGTTTAAAGCAAGTTGGAATCAAACCTTTATTGCAAGGGATTCTATTGTGGGGTTTTATCGCTGGAATGGCTTTATTGGTAATTATGAATTATGCTCATTAA
- a CDS encoding YoaK family protein codes for MFRHQGKSRTFSHNLRLATLLSFVAGVVNVTGVLEIQVLTTNVTGHFAYFSEQIMEHQYLAAFAFFVFILFFLLGAFTSNFIVELMTKTKPEFSHVIPLSIEIVLLFIIGLFGGSADATNLQGKIIAFTLLFAMGLQNALVTRISQSTVRTTHLTGLFTDLGIELSQLFFYTQIEEKKKLKRNIFLRVSIITLFFLGCFVGGLLYQIIALKTLFLGCLFLLIALFYDYFRLKIYYLNRKKNSYLERYEWNKKINEHNS; via the coding sequence ATGTTTCGCCACCAAGGAAAAAGTAGAACATTCAGTCATAATTTACGACTAGCAACCCTACTATCTTTTGTGGCTGGAGTTGTAAATGTAACTGGAGTACTCGAAATTCAAGTACTCACCACAAATGTAACAGGACATTTCGCCTACTTTTCTGAGCAAATAATGGAACATCAATACTTGGCAGCATTTGCTTTTTTTGTATTCATTCTTTTCTTTCTACTAGGAGCTTTTACTTCAAATTTTATTGTAGAATTAATGACTAAGACGAAACCTGAATTCTCGCACGTCATTCCGTTATCGATAGAAATTGTTTTATTATTCATTATTGGATTATTCGGAGGCTCAGCTGATGCGACAAACCTTCAGGGGAAAATAATTGCCTTTACGTTGCTTTTTGCAATGGGACTTCAAAATGCCTTAGTAACTCGAATTTCGCAATCAACCGTAAGAACAACACATCTAACGGGTTTGTTTACAGATTTGGGTATAGAATTGTCTCAATTGTTTTTTTACACCCAAATTGAAGAAAAGAAAAAACTCAAAAGAAACATCTTTCTGAGAGTATCCATTATCACTTTATTTTTCTTGGGTTGTTTTGTGGGTGGCTTGTTGTACCAAATTATAGCATTAAAAACCCTTTTTTTAGGCTGCTTGTTTTTATTAATTGCTTTGTTTTATGACTATTTTCGATTAAAAATTTATTACCTCAATCGAAAGAAAAACTCCTATTTGGAACGTTATGAATGGAATAAAAAAATTAATGAGCATAATTCATAA